In Spirochaeta thermophila DSM 6578, the following proteins share a genomic window:
- the dxr gene encoding 1-deoxy-D-xylulose-5-phosphate reductoisomerase → MKKRIIVLGCTGSIGRNALEVVRAYPERLEVVGLSAHTRDRELLAAAREFGVERLALTGKRGGGVPYEGEEGLLHLIEETEADIVVNGIAGTRGLLPSLKALETGKDLALANKESLVVAGELLLETATRNGRHILPVDSEHAAIFSLLRNVPPDAVKALYLTASGGALRDIPLSRLEEITPEEALRHPTWEMGPKITIDSATLANKGLEVIEAAVLFGVPPESVRVVIHPQSVVHGLILLRDGSWHAQMSTPDMRLPIQQALFHPEVPPQAPAPLLLEEGLDLSFRPVDGRRYPMLGLAYQALASQGKRIAFNAANEEAVRAFLERRISFPRIAEVVESVLAREWPSPRGGISPILALDAEVRRVTEGILKERSDHAS, encoded by the coding sequence ATGAAGAAACGGATCATCGTCCTCGGATGCACGGGAAGCATCGGAAGGAACGCCCTGGAAGTGGTGCGGGCCTATCCCGAGCGCCTCGAGGTGGTGGGTCTCTCGGCGCATACCAGGGATCGGGAGCTCCTCGCGGCCGCCCGGGAGTTCGGCGTGGAACGCCTGGCGCTCACAGGAAAACGAGGCGGAGGGGTCCCTTACGAGGGCGAGGAAGGTCTCCTCCACCTCATAGAGGAGACCGAAGCCGACATCGTGGTGAACGGTATCGCGGGGACGAGAGGCTTGCTCCCCTCCCTCAAGGCCCTCGAGACCGGCAAGGATCTCGCCCTCGCCAACAAAGAGAGCCTCGTGGTGGCGGGAGAACTCCTCCTCGAGACAGCCACCAGGAACGGGCGGCACATCCTTCCCGTGGATTCCGAACACGCAGCCATCTTCTCTCTGCTCCGGAATGTTCCTCCGGATGCAGTGAAGGCCCTCTATCTCACTGCCTCCGGGGGAGCACTGCGGGACATCCCCCTCTCACGACTCGAGGAGATCACCCCCGAAGAGGCGCTCAGACATCCCACCTGGGAGATGGGCCCCAAGATCACCATCGACTCGGCCACCCTCGCGAACAAAGGACTCGAGGTGATCGAGGCCGCGGTCCTCTTCGGTGTGCCTCCCGAATCCGTACGGGTGGTCATCCACCCCCAGAGCGTGGTACACGGTCTCATCCTGCTCCGTGACGGGTCGTGGCACGCTCAGATGAGCACCCCGGACATGCGGCTCCCCATCCAGCAGGCCCTGTTCCATCCCGAGGTCCCACCCCAGGCCCCCGCTCCGCTTCTCCTGGAGGAGGGACTCGACCTCAGCTTCAGGCCGGTGGACGGGCGGCGGTACCCCATGCTCGGGCTCGCCTACCAGGCTCTCGCTTCACAGGGGAAGCGCATCGCCTTCAATGCGGCGAACGAAGAGGCCGTCCGGGCCTTCCTCGAGCGCAGGATCTCCTTCCCCCGGATCGCCGAGGTGGTGGAATCCGTACTCGCCAGGGAATGGCCTTCCCCTCGGGGAGGGATCTCCCCTATACTGGCACTGGATGCCGAAGTGCGCAGGGTTACGGAAGGTATCCTGAAAGAGAGGAGTGATCATGCTTCTTAA
- the rpsB gene encoding 30S ribosomal protein S2: MAVVTMKNLLESGVHFGHQKRRWDPRMKKYIFAERNGIHIIDLQKTIQAIKEAYEVVRKTVLSGKSVLFVGTKRQAQAAIQREAERCGMFYVNHRWLGGTLTNFETIKKSILRLKKLEKMEVDGTFATMSKKEVSRLMKEKARLQRNLGGIKEMKELPGVVFIIDTKHEAIAVAEAKKLGIPIIGVVDTNCNPEIIDHPIPGNDDAIRAINLFTKIIADAVIEADNEMGLEVVESLQEEEPIDESQIETGKEEEIAELKVSVGARLGKEDEEEEEGVLAGDYSEYSPEEEEETIEQITELESDKFIGDEDKYYEE; this comes from the coding sequence TTGGCAGTCGTGACCATGAAGAACCTGCTGGAATCCGGTGTGCACTTCGGGCACCAGAAACGCAGGTGGGATCCCCGAATGAAGAAGTACATCTTCGCCGAACGGAACGGGATCCACATCATCGACCTTCAGAAGACCATCCAGGCCATCAAAGAGGCCTACGAGGTGGTGCGGAAGACCGTGCTGTCCGGCAAGAGCGTGCTCTTCGTCGGCACCAAACGCCAGGCGCAGGCGGCCATCCAACGCGAAGCCGAACGGTGCGGCATGTTCTACGTGAACCACCGGTGGCTCGGCGGCACCCTCACCAACTTCGAGACCATCAAGAAGTCCATCCTCAGGCTCAAGAAACTGGAGAAGATGGAGGTGGACGGCACCTTCGCCACCATGTCCAAGAAAGAGGTCTCCCGTCTCATGAAAGAGAAGGCCCGGCTTCAGCGGAATCTGGGCGGTATCAAGGAGATGAAGGAGCTCCCCGGCGTGGTCTTCATCATCGACACCAAGCACGAGGCCATCGCCGTGGCCGAGGCCAAGAAGCTCGGGATCCCCATCATCGGCGTGGTGGACACCAATTGTAACCCCGAGATCATCGATCATCCCATCCCCGGCAACGACGATGCCATTCGAGCCATCAACCTCTTCACCAAGATCATCGCGGATGCGGTCATCGAGGCGGACAACGAGATGGGCCTCGAGGTCGTGGAATCCCTCCAGGAGGAAGAGCCCATCGACGAGAGCCAGATAGAGACCGGCAAGGAAGAAGAGATCGCCGAGCTCAAGGTCTCGGTGGGTGCCCGTCTCGGCAAGGAAGACGAGGAGGAGGAAGAGGGGGTTCTCGCAGGCGACTACTCCGAGTACTCCCCGGAAGAGGAAGAAGAAACCATCGAACAGATCACCGAGCTCGAATCGGACAAGTTCATAGGCGACGAAGACAAATATTACGAGGAGTGA
- a CDS encoding phosphatidate cytidylyltransferase yields MSNLLQRILLFSIGLPALLALVIFLPYYNDIGINLVAIMVGGMSGLEMRRMLKEEGPRSATWAFLLGAGLPLAAYLGLLFSLGWAPVILVITLVLLATLSRETFVSRESDVPHITHRMSAAAFILLYPGAFLMFVPHITAFPRGALLMAVFILAVYLNDSMAYLTGKLWGRGGVLFISPNKSIAGFIGGFLTSPLVLLVSRALVPDVFPGPAWKALLFGSLVGIAAILGDLAESAIKRACRTKDSGAIIPGRGGILDSVDSPVFAAPVFYYLYLILFT; encoded by the coding sequence GTGAGCAATCTTCTTCAACGAATCCTGCTCTTCTCCATAGGGCTCCCCGCCCTCCTCGCACTCGTGATCTTCCTCCCCTACTACAACGACATAGGGATAAACCTGGTGGCGATCATGGTGGGGGGAATGAGCGGCCTCGAGATGAGGCGGATGCTGAAGGAGGAAGGACCTCGATCCGCGACATGGGCCTTCCTCCTGGGCGCGGGACTCCCTCTCGCAGCCTATCTGGGGCTCCTCTTCTCATTGGGGTGGGCCCCCGTGATCCTCGTGATCACCCTCGTGCTCCTTGCCACCCTCTCCCGGGAGACATTCGTCTCCCGGGAGAGCGACGTCCCCCACATCACTCACAGGATGAGCGCCGCGGCCTTCATACTCCTCTATCCCGGGGCCTTCCTCATGTTCGTCCCCCACATCACGGCCTTTCCACGGGGGGCACTCCTCATGGCCGTCTTCATACTCGCGGTCTATCTCAACGACTCGATGGCCTACCTGACCGGCAAGCTCTGGGGAAGAGGCGGGGTACTTTTCATAAGCCCCAACAAGAGCATCGCAGGATTCATAGGCGGATTTCTTACCTCCCCACTCGTCCTCCTCGTCTCCCGCGCGCTCGTTCCCGACGTATTCCCCGGACCAGCGTGGAAGGCCCTCCTCTTCGGAAGCCTCGTCGGCATCGCCGCCATCCTGGGGGATCTCGCCGAGTCGGCCATCAAACGGGCGTGCAGGACCAAGGACTCCGGCGCCATCATCCCCGGACGTGGGGGCATCCTGGACTCGGTGGACTCCCCCGTGTTCGCAGCACCGGTCTTCTATTACCTCTACCTCATCCTCTTCACCTAG
- the uppS gene encoding polyprenyl diphosphate synthase — MDIGTSLPRHIGIIMDGNGRWATRRGLPRYKGHEEGLKATKRVVKAAAERGIPYLSLYTFSTENWKRAQEEVSFLMGLVRRYLKKEFDFYREYGIRIVHSGNLEGLPREIRRDLLDVIRDTASFTGLTLNIALNYGGRDEILRAMKRWLEEGGGQELTEESFRRYLDVPELPDPDLVIRTAGEQRLSNFLIWQAAYAEYYFTPVLWPDFSERDFDEALRDYASRTRKFGGTA, encoded by the coding sequence ATGGACATCGGCACCTCCCTCCCCCGACACATCGGCATCATCATGGACGGCAACGGCCGCTGGGCCACCAGGAGGGGACTTCCTCGCTACAAGGGTCACGAAGAGGGCCTCAAGGCCACCAAGAGGGTGGTGAAGGCCGCCGCCGAGCGAGGTATCCCCTATCTCTCTCTCTACACCTTTTCCACCGAAAACTGGAAACGGGCACAGGAAGAGGTCTCCTTCCTCATGGGCCTGGTGAGACGCTACCTCAAGAAGGAGTTCGACTTCTACAGGGAGTACGGGATCAGGATCGTCCACAGCGGCAATCTCGAAGGCCTTCCACGCGAAATCCGCCGTGATCTCCTCGACGTGATACGGGACACCGCATCCTTCACCGGACTCACCCTCAACATAGCCCTCAACTACGGGGGAAGGGATGAAATCCTGCGGGCGATGAAACGCTGGCTCGAAGAAGGAGGAGGCCAGGAGCTCACCGAGGAGTCCTTCCGTCGCTACCTGGACGTCCCCGAACTCCCTGACCCCGATCTCGTCATCCGGACGGCCGGAGAGCAGCGCCTGAGCAACTTCCTCATCTGGCAGGCTGCCTATGCGGAGTACTATTTCACTCCGGTCCTCTGGCCGGACTTCTCGGAACGCGATTTCGACGAGGCGCTCCGGGACTATGCGAGCCGCACTCGAAAGTTCGGAGGCACCGCGTGA
- the tsf gene encoding translation elongation factor Ts has translation MAISAADVKKLRDRTGAGIMDCKRALQEAGGDFEKAERILKEMGLAAAAKRSDRATEEGRVFVRVTDTKAGLLEILCETDFVARNQDFVTTGEEILALIMDKDLSIESPEVKDKMTELGMKVKENLKLRRADVLTIGPNEYVSSYVHGEGRIGVLVKFSLEKPELKEDPAFKEFAFDCALHAAAFAPLYLSPETVPADYLEEQKEIFTKQAQNLGKPDKVIQGIVQGKIKKHFAEICFTEQAFVKDDKKSVRQKMEELSRQLGAGISLVDYRYYKVGEEL, from the coding sequence ATGGCTATAAGTGCTGCTGACGTAAAGAAACTCAGAGACCGCACAGGCGCGGGCATTATGGACTGCAAACGCGCACTCCAGGAGGCGGGCGGCGATTTCGAGAAGGCGGAGCGCATCCTCAAGGAGATGGGCCTCGCCGCCGCAGCCAAGCGGAGCGACAGGGCCACGGAGGAAGGCCGCGTCTTCGTCCGTGTCACCGACACCAAGGCGGGCCTGCTCGAGATCCTCTGCGAGACCGACTTCGTGGCGCGCAACCAGGACTTCGTGACCACCGGAGAGGAGATCCTCGCCCTCATTATGGACAAGGACCTCTCCATCGAGAGCCCCGAAGTCAAGGATAAGATGACCGAACTCGGCATGAAGGTGAAGGAGAACCTCAAGCTGAGGAGGGCGGACGTCCTCACCATCGGCCCCAACGAGTACGTGAGCTCCTACGTGCACGGAGAGGGACGGATCGGCGTGCTCGTGAAGTTCTCGCTCGAGAAACCCGAGCTGAAGGAGGATCCGGCCTTCAAGGAGTTCGCCTTCGACTGCGCCCTCCACGCAGCGGCCTTCGCCCCGCTCTACCTCTCCCCGGAGACCGTACCGGCCGACTATCTCGAGGAGCAGAAGGAGATCTTCACCAAGCAGGCCCAGAACCTCGGGAAGCCCGATAAGGTCATACAGGGCATCGTCCAGGGCAAGATCAAGAAACACTTCGCCGAGATCTGTTTCACCGAGCAGGCCTTCGTAAAGGACGACAAGAAGAGCGTGAGACAGAAGATGGAGGAACTCTCGAGACAACTCGGCGCGGGCATCTCCCTGGTGGATTACCGGTACTACAAAGTCGGTGAAGAGCTCTGA
- the rseP gene encoding RIP metalloprotease RseP, producing the protein MLLKIALGLVGLGVVVFFHELGHYLAARIVGIHVEAFSIGFGRPLLRFSRKDTVYQLGWIPFGGFCRLKGEHALQEALAKGLPEIPKEPHSFFAAPPLARIFVSLAGPLGNLVFAILVVGMLWTVGFPVRSPGTTIVLESDYPLVTAEDYAYPATEAGLRTGDTILAVNGSRIRTFSELSELILLEGNEPLVVEVDRNGTRLTFTVTPAINPETGLPRIGVYAWIDPVVERVQEGSSAAIAGIRPGDRILAVDGVPVPHTIALHTYLSSRNPRKVSLSVMRGGAPISVDLIPHYENGAPVLGIQFAVPMVTLKAPPLEALVRSWNQITLVVRETLRGLADMVRGRTAGEVMGPLRISYAVGDVITQGVSSGGAAGIVPAVQFLAFISIALAVFNLLPLPVLDGGHILIYSIEFLSRRALPPRVLYRYQMIGGMIIMALAVVILFMDIFSLAGWH; encoded by the coding sequence ATGCTTCTTAAGATAGCCCTGGGACTCGTGGGACTCGGCGTCGTGGTCTTCTTCCACGAACTGGGCCACTACCTCGCGGCCAGGATCGTGGGGATCCACGTCGAGGCCTTTTCCATAGGATTCGGCCGCCCCCTGCTCCGATTCAGCAGGAAAGACACCGTCTATCAACTGGGATGGATCCCCTTCGGAGGCTTCTGTCGTCTCAAGGGCGAACACGCCCTCCAAGAAGCCCTCGCCAAGGGACTCCCCGAGATCCCCAAGGAACCTCATTCATTCTTCGCGGCCCCGCCTCTCGCACGCATCTTCGTGAGCCTGGCGGGTCCACTCGGAAACCTGGTCTTCGCCATCCTGGTGGTGGGGATGCTCTGGACCGTGGGCTTCCCGGTCCGCTCTCCAGGCACCACCATCGTCCTGGAATCCGACTATCCCCTCGTCACCGCTGAGGACTACGCCTATCCCGCCACCGAAGCCGGCCTCAGGACAGGGGACACGATCCTCGCCGTCAACGGCTCCCGGATCCGCACCTTCAGCGAGCTCTCCGAGCTCATCCTCCTGGAGGGGAACGAACCCCTCGTCGTGGAAGTGGACCGGAACGGGACGAGACTCACCTTTACCGTCACTCCCGCGATCAACCCCGAGACGGGACTTCCCCGCATCGGAGTGTACGCATGGATCGACCCGGTAGTGGAACGCGTACAGGAAGGGAGCAGCGCCGCGATCGCCGGCATCAGGCCCGGAGACAGGATACTCGCCGTCGACGGCGTCCCCGTTCCCCACACCATCGCCCTCCACACCTACCTCTCATCCCGTAATCCCCGGAAGGTCTCCCTCTCGGTGATGAGGGGAGGCGCTCCCATCTCCGTGGACCTCATCCCCCACTACGAGAACGGGGCACCGGTCCTCGGGATCCAGTTCGCGGTCCCGATGGTCACCCTCAAGGCCCCCCCTCTCGAGGCTCTCGTCCGCTCGTGGAACCAGATCACCCTGGTGGTGAGGGAGACTCTCCGGGGGCTCGCCGACATGGTGAGAGGGAGAACCGCAGGGGAGGTGATGGGGCCCTTGCGGATCAGCTACGCCGTAGGTGACGTGATCACCCAGGGCGTCTCCTCGGGAGGTGCGGCAGGCATCGTCCCTGCCGTCCAGTTCCTCGCCTTCATCAGCATCGCGCTCGCGGTCTTCAACCTCCTCCCCCTTCCCGTACTCGACGGCGGACACATCCTCATCTACTCGATAGAGTTCCTGAGCAGGAGGGCGCTCCCACCTCGAGTCCTCTACCGCTACCAGATGATAGGAGGGATGATCATCATGGCCCTCGCCGTGGTGATCCTCTTCATGGACATATTCTCGCTCGCCGGCTGGCACTAG
- the frr gene encoding ribosome recycling factor has protein sequence MEQIKIDAETRMKKSVHALKDQLATIRTGRATPALFEKITVNYYGQQTPLNQVASISAPEPRLVVIQPWDKSVLQEIEKAIQSSDLSLNPVNDGKVLRINIPPLTEERRKEYIKLAKNVAEQSRVAIRNIRRDANEALKKAEKEGRLSEDERKRGEEEIQKLTQKYIDEINNLLEAKEKEIMED, from the coding sequence ATGGAACAGATCAAGATCGACGCAGAGACCAGGATGAAGAAATCGGTGCACGCGCTCAAGGATCAGCTCGCCACGATACGCACGGGAAGGGCCACACCCGCCCTCTTCGAAAAGATCACGGTGAACTACTACGGCCAGCAGACACCCCTCAACCAGGTGGCCTCCATCTCCGCACCCGAACCCCGACTCGTGGTCATCCAACCATGGGACAAGAGCGTGCTCCAGGAGATAGAGAAGGCCATCCAGTCCTCAGACCTCTCCCTCAATCCCGTGAACGACGGCAAAGTCCTCCGCATCAACATCCCCCCCCTCACCGAGGAGAGGCGAAAGGAGTACATCAAGCTGGCGAAGAACGTCGCGGAACAGAGCCGGGTGGCCATCCGGAACATCCGGAGGGATGCGAACGAGGCCCTCAAGAAGGCGGAAAAAGAGGGCCGGCTGAGCGAGGACGAACGGAAACGAGGTGAGGAGGAGATCCAGAAGCTGACCCAGAAGTACATAGACGAGATCAACAATCTCCTCGAGGCCAAGGAAAAGGAGATCATGGAAGACTGA
- a CDS encoding Maf family protein, with amino-acid sequence MASPPPILLASRSPRRASLLSSAGIPFVQWAPEYRETLPPQGTPEERIAALARDKLRQALQADPPTPGEWVLTADTAVVVDERILGKPRNEAEARAMLTLLSGRSHTILTALSLHHRGGLTLTRTALTTVWWAPLTEEEIDLYLASGEWQDAAGAYRIQERGGLFITRIEGSYSNVVGLPIHLLYGMLKESGYPYPHIFRP; translated from the coding sequence ATGGCATCCCCACCTCCCATCCTCCTCGCCTCCCGATCCCCGCGCAGGGCCTCGCTCCTCAGCTCCGCGGGCATCCCCTTCGTCCAGTGGGCGCCGGAGTATCGCGAAACCCTCCCGCCGCAGGGAACACCCGAGGAACGCATCGCCGCCCTCGCACGCGACAAACTCCGGCAGGCACTCCAGGCCGATCCCCCCACCCCCGGCGAATGGGTCCTCACCGCCGACACCGCCGTGGTGGTCGACGAACGCATCCTGGGGAAACCCCGAAACGAGGCGGAAGCCCGCGCCATGCTCACCCTCCTCTCCGGCCGATCCCACACCATCCTCACGGCCCTCTCCCTCCACCACAGGGGCGGCCTCACCCTCACGCGCACCGCCCTCACCACGGTGTGGTGGGCGCCGCTCACCGAGGAGGAGATCGACCTCTATCTCGCCTCCGGCGAGTGGCAGGACGCCGCCGGCGCCTACCGCATACAGGAACGCGGCGGCCTCTTCATCACCCGCATCGAGGGCTCCTACTCCAACGTGGTGGGCTTGCCAATCCATCTCCTTTATGGCATGCTCAAGGAAAGCGGGTACCCCTACCCGCACATCTTCCGCCCGTAG